GAAGAAGGTTTCTCCCAACATTCTTTCCATGACGGAACAGATGATCCTTACCGCCATCATGAAGGCCGTACAGGAAAGCCACGAGCCGCTGAACAACGGTGTTTGCGTCGTCACCACCGATACCATCAAGGCTACCGCCAAAAAGGCAATGCACGGCATGACCGTCACCATGCTCACCATCCAGCCCTTGGTTCAGCGCGGTCTCATAAAGCCCTCCATTCCCGTGGACTTCGGCGATCCCACCATCCCTCTGGAATCCATCGGTTTCTTCTACTGTGATTTCGAGAAGATCATGGATATGCTGGAATTGAACCGCATATTCCCGCAATTGGACAAGAAGCTGGTCTAATCGTTCCGCGGTTTTTACTATTTTATTTCCGTAATTATTAAACCCCTTACATAAAGGTTATTCAAATGAAACTTTCCGCACTTCTCATCTCCCTCGCTTCCGTTGCAGCTTTTGCTCAGGATGCAGCAGCAGAACAGCAGCCCAGCGCTTTGGGTGGTTTCCTTCCGCTGATCCTCATGTTCGTCGTGATGTGGTTCTTCTTCATCCGCCCACAGAGCAAGGAAAGAAAGCTTCAGGAAGAAATGCGCAAGGGCCTCAAGAAGGGTGACAAGGTGATGACCACCGCTGGTATCATCGGCATTGTGACCAACATCGACGAAACCTCTACCACCGTCACTGTTCGTACCGGTTCTACCACCCTCATCGACTTCGAAAAGGCAGCAATCCTCCGCGTTCTCAACGCAGAAGCAAAGCCGGCAGAAAAGACCGAAGAAAAGAAGTAATCCAAGGTACATAAGTTATGGCAATCCTCCCCATCCGAATTTACGGCGACCCGGTTCTGCGCAAGAAGTGCGAACCCATTACCGAAATTACCCCGGAACTCCGTCAACTGGCCCGCGACATGCTTGAAACCATGTACGACGCCCCGGGTTGCGGCCTTGCCGCTCCTCAGATTGGCAAGAACATCCGTCTTGTGGTGATCGACACCGCTATCCCCGGAGAAGAGGAACCCCGCCCCTACATCATGTTCAACCCGGAATGGGAAGCTGAACCTGATGCAGAAATCGTTGAATACGATGAAGGCTGCCTCTCTGTTCCCGACATTTTCTGCAACGTGCTGCGTCCGAGCAAGGTCTGCGTACGATTCTTCGACATCAACGGTGAAGCCCAGGAAATCCACGACTGCGACGGTCTCTTTGGCCGCTGCATCCAGCACGAAACCGATCACCTGAACGGTGACCTGTTCGTGGACAAGATCTCTACTTCTGACCGCATGATGAACCAGTCCAAGTTGAAGAAGATGGCCAAGGATTCCCAGGCCAAGCTCAAGGGCAAGCGCTAATTTAGGGCAGGGATATCCATTGAAGTTCCGGTGGACATTCCTCTCCATTCTCTTTTACAGCCTGACGCACTTTGCATTTGCAGAGTCGCAGGCTGTTTCTGCATCTGCAGATGATTTCGACCTGCCCGAAGACGTGGCCAAGGCGGAAGTGGTCAAGTTCGTTCCGGTAGCTCCGACAAACGCAGCGCCTGTTGCTCAACCTGTCGTAGACTCCGCAAGCGAAGATTCCTTGTTCATGGAAAACTTCGCTCCCATCGAGGCGGTTTCCACATCAGAAGAAGTGGAAGTCGCTTCACCCCAAGGTTTGCAAAACAGGGCCATTCCTCAGGAATTGAACCGCCCCATCCGCGTAGGGATTTTCGTTGGCGTCAAGGAACTTTACCTGATGTTCAACGGCGAAGAAATCAAGGTAACCGCAACAGGCTCCCGCGTTAAATTGCAGGCCGGCGGCAAGTCCATGGAAATGGAATCCCGCGAATTCCAGAACGAAGACGGCAGTTGCCTCGCCGTAGCCCAGGACCAGAAATCCTTAAAGCGCGCCTGCTATCCGGGCTCCGTACTGCTCCGCGCAACCAATGGCAAAGTCGACGCAATCAACGCCGTCGACGTGGAAGACTACTTACGCGGTTCCGTGCCCTACGAAATCGGCAAGCTGGACGCCTCCCGCATCGAAGCATTGAAGGCACAAGCTATCGCCGCACGCACCTACGCCTACAAGCATTTTAACAGCCGCGAAGCCATGGGTTTTGACGTCTATGCCGACGTGAAAGACCAGGTCTATAAGGGCCTGGAAGGCGCCACCCCGCTGACCGACGCAGCGGTCAAGGCTACCGCAGGCGTAGTCATGACCTACAACGGCGAATTCATCATCGCCTACTACCATTCCACATGTGGCGGCAAGACAGAAACGCTGGCCACCTGGAATCGTCCCAACCTTCCCTACCTGCAATGCAAGCCGGACCTGCGACCCAATGGCAGTCCCTGGTGCGATGAGTCTAGCTACATGAAGTGGGAGAAGCGTTTTACAGACAAAGAAATTGTTGACCTGTTCAAGAAGAATGCCAAGGAAGCCAAGGCAAAGTTCTCCGGCGGAACTGGAGCCGACTTCAAGAAGGTCAAAAACATTACCATCATCGACACTTTGATCAGCGGTCGCATTCTCACCCTTCGCATTGTAACAGACAAGGGTCACTTTGACGTTCTTACGGACAAGACCCGCTGGCTTTTCAAGAAGGCAAATTCAATCCTCCCCTCCTCCCTCTTCAGCGTTACCCACGAAAAGCAGGAATGGATCGTGAAGGGTTCCGGATTCGGCCACGGCGTTGGCATGTGCCAGATGGGCGTCCGCGCCAGAGCACAGGCCGGCCAGTCCTTCCAGGAAATCTTGACCCACTACTATCCGGGCATCACCTTGGAAAAGTACACCCGCTAATCTTCGTCAACTAGCAAAGCAAACTTATGTCCAAGCCCATTCTCAAAGTCATCAGCCAAGGCTGCGCAGCCAATTTCGGTGAAGGCGAAAAGATTGCCCGACTGCTGCAAAGCAAATATGACGTGGTGTTCGGTTTGGACGGAGAACGTCCCGACGCGTACATCTTAAACGTCTGTACGGTAAAGGGCAATGCCAGCGCCATCAAGCTCTTGAGACAAGCAAGAGACGCAGCACCCGAGGCCGCTATTTACGTCACCGGATGCGCCCCCAAGGACCTTCGAGAAGAAGTGGCCTGGATTGACGGGAAAGTCGTTTTCACAAGCCTGACGGAACTATCCAAGGGCTCCACCGAACTCGCCGCAGAACAAGCCCAAGAACCCGCAAAAACATCCGTACTTCGCGAGGCTCTACAAGTCGGCATCGTGAACATCGAAGAAGGCTGTCTCGATGCCTGCGCCTACTGCTCCACCCGACTGGTTAAAGGACGTCTCCGCAGTTTTGCTGCAGACTCCATCGTTGAGCAAATCCGCCAGCTCGTGCAGGACGGTTGCCGTGAAATCCAACTCACCGGACAAGATTGCGGATGTTATGGTTTCGATTTTGCGGAAGGCACCAATAACGGTGTCAGGAACCTGGCCGAGCTGGTTCAGAAGATTCTTGTGAACGTGCCTGGAGATTACCGCATGCGCCTCGGCATGGGCAACCCCCGCCATATGATGCAGTACAGCGAAGCCCTCATGGAATGCTTCCAGGACGATCGCGTGTACAAGTTCATCCACTTGCCGGTTCAAAGCGGTAGCGAGCGCGTATTGCAGGCTATGAACCGCAAGCACACCGCAGAAGACTACGTCAAGCTTGCCGCAGAATTCAACAAGCGATTCCCGCTGTTCACCCTCAGCACGGATCTCATCGTCGGCTTCCCCGGAGAAACAGACCAGGACTTTGAAGACACCCTCCAAGTTCTCCGCGAAACCCGCCCCACCGTCTGCAACATCACCCGCTTCGTTTCCCGCCCGGGTACACCAGCCAGCCGCATGGTAGACGTCGTTCCCGACGAAATCAAGCACAAGCGTTCCGCGGAACTGGCTGCCGCCTTTCAGCAAATCGCCGCAGAAAACAATTCCCGTTGGATCGGGCAGACAGAGCTGGTCACCATCGAGAAGCAAGGCTACCGTAAGGGCACCCTCATCGCCCGAAACGACGCCTACCGCCCCGTCGCACTCGCCATGCCCAGCACAAGCGCAAACACTGCATCTGGCGCAGCCTCCAGCACGATTCTAAAAGGCGATATCGAAGCTTCCACCGCCCTATACCGCCCGGGCGAACGACTCCTCGTAAAAATTACCGCAGCCGAGCCCTTCGCCCTCATCGGCCAGCCAATCGTCTAAACACAAGCTTACCGCACCACCTGCACGCCAACACTACGCGCCAACACCGCGCACTGCATCCCCGAAATACAATCGCTTTTACAAAAAGAAAAGCCCCAGGCTTTACGCCTAGGGACTTTTCTTAAACGCTATTCCAGCGATTACTTCTTTTCTCTGCGGTAACCGCGAGTGTAGACGTTTGTAGTTCTGGAGTAGATAACGTTGTTTTCCTGAACAGCGCCACTAATCTTCTGGCAGGGAGTGTATTCTTCCTGAACCACGGTCACCTGATAGATATAGACGCCAGTTGCCAAGGCACGGCCATCCTGGGAAACCGGGTACATCTTGACGGTTGCAAGGAGCACACCAGTTTCACCATACACCGGAGTCTTACATGTAGCCGGAATAGAAGAATCCTCTTTCTGCTTAGACAAGGCAGCCTTAATCATGTCTTCGGTAACAACCTGCTGGTACTGGCTCACGAAGTGGCCCAGGTGGTCGAATACGCGGACATTGATACGGAACGGACCCTGCATTGCGAAGGACCAGCTAGTGCAGCTTTCAGTTCCGTCAGAGAAGCACATAGAAGCATCCTTTGCCTTGCCGCCAACGATTGCAGTAGCACTGTTGCTAAGAGAACCATCGGCACTTGCAGAGCCAAAGAGCTTTGCGTCATCGTCGGTCAGGAGCAACGGGTTACCATTCTTACCGACCTGCTTGCCATCAGCTGTATATTCCGGAAGCGGAGCAAGGATAAGATCTGCAGTGGAGTTGATCGGCAGTTCGCCACCGTTTGCGTCTGCCATCTTAGTCAATTCTTCAGCCTTTTCTGCGAAGTCCGGACGAGTAATGTCCTTATCCTGTTCAATAGGCTTAACGACACCAGAACCGAAGAACTTGACGAGAGCCCAGCTATTCAGGTCATCCGGATAACCAACCACCGGCTTGCCAGAGGAAGAGGCGATATCGAACGTAAGCTTTTCGTTCCATTCAAGCAATCTGTTCCAAAGGGTCGGGTCAAGCTTGTCGTAAGCAGCCTTCAAATCTGTGTCTTGTGCAATATCCTTGTCATACTGGAAGTTGAAGGCCATCATGTCATTACCAAGAATGCCACCCTTTTCAACCTGACCATCTTCACCAATCAGCACACCGGACATCTGGTACAGGATACCGTTGGCACCCTTATCCACGTCACCGGAAATGGAAGTGACGTAGTAACCATAGGTCTTGTAGGTGGTCACACCATTAATAGTCACGGCACGAACCACAACCATGGCGGGCTGAGCAAGATCCGGGTTTGTACTACCGAGGTTGAGGTAAGCCATAGTTTCCGGAGAGAGGGAGGTATTCAGCAAAACGCTAGTGGTCTGGTTACCTTCATCGTCAGCCTTCACGGTCACGTTACCGATAGACGGCTGACCATAGCGGGACGGAGCAACTTCAGCAAGAGAAGAACGAATGTAAATGTTGGAACCATCGGTCTGACGGTCTGCATAGAAGAAGTGCAAGTGGTGCCAGGTATTGTCGGCCCAACCAGTAGCGTCGGAAGCACCATCGCAGTTAGAATAGTTAGCGAGAGGTTCACCAGCATGGCAACCATGGTTGAACTGAGCCAAGGTAAAGATGTTCACGCTACCCGGAGCAGAAAGATGTGTACCGCCAAGGTCCACAACGAGCACACCGTCCACGAAGATCCACATGTCATCGTCACCGGCGAATTCGAAGACTTCCGGCTTGTATTTACCGTTCTTGTCCACCTGGTTTGCAGCCTTGTACTTGAACTTAGCATAACCCATCATGGTGAATGCATAGTTGCGGAGGTGCTGCTGACCAAGATTACCAGCGACGCTGGATGCGGCCAAAACAGCTGCATTCGGGTTTCTCGGACCGCCATTCTTCAGCCAAGCTTCGCAAAGTTTGGAAGTATTAACCTTACGGTAGTCAATCTGAGAACCAGCGTACTGATAGTTGTAAGGCGGGCAGAAAATGGAGAGGGACTGGGGACCATACTGTTCACACACACCATGAGGCTGAATTTCAGGATTACACTGTTTCATGCCAGCCCAGGTTCCGTCTGCATTAATAGTATCCAGCGGAGAGTAACCACCGTTGTTGTAGTTATAGTCGTAGATGTAGTAACCACTCTTGGCATCTCTCGGGATATCCATAGTGGTATTGGTTCTCAAGTTAACACCGTCAACATCCTTATACCACTGGCCAAAGAAACGGCTGTCGCAGAAAGGGTTGTCCTGTTCGATGGTAACACCATCGTACATGTCGTAGTCTTCACCTTCTGCAGGAGGAGCAAACACCAAGTGCGGCTTAACCATGCCCGGGGTATAGTACACGGGGTTGGCCCAAACAACGGCGTTATTGGAGCACACAAAGCCCTGAACTTGAGGATCTCCAGTGGAGGCATCCACGCCGACCCTTTCGTAACCACGCTGGGTAATACCATTCACGGTACTGTTGCTGCATTCACCATACTTAAGGACTGTGGTAGTAGCGGAGGTCTCTTGCAAGTAACTCGGAAGAGAAGTGTTCTTCTGGTGCGGCTTACCGTCGATACCAATGGTAGAACCGAACTTCGTAGCGTCGTTACCGCAGGTTTCATGATAGACCGTTGCATTATACCAGTCCATATCAAAGCCGTTGACAGACATCAGCGGGTAGTTGAAAATCTCATTCTTGTGCGCGTGAGCTTCTTCGGAGAAATTTTCAAAGTCCGGGTGATTCGGCTGGAAGTCGCGAATCACAATATCAAGCTGGGTAATATCATTAGCTACAGCAAAAGCCAGGGACGAACATCCCATCAAGGTTCCCATGGCCAACAATTTCTTTGCGTTCATATAATCCAATCTCCACCTATGATATAGGTTACGAATATTCAAACCTAAATATACACCATTTTTGGCCATTTTAATAATGCAAAATTTTAAAAAAGGGGTATTTTACGATTTTTGCAATTTTTCGTGACCATTTTCAAGCCATATCGTCCCAAAACACCCCTAAAAAGCTAAATAATAGCCCATGAATTTCACAACAGTATTTACAATAGTCATTGCAGCAATCATTTTAAGGGCCCTTTGGCTCAGGCTCAAAGCCTCAGGAACCCGCAACGACAATTTCAAGCAACTGGCACCCAAGGACCAGCTTTCCGTACTCAAGGAATGCCTATTGAACAACCCCACGGAGCGAAATCTTCAAAATTTAGGGAAATTCGGCGCAGAGAACGGTTTTTCCTTTGATGTAGAAACTTACCGTCCCTTCATGGCCCGCCAACTGGAAATTTCCAAAAAAAAGGACGCCATTGCCGAAGACAACGAACTTTTTGCGGATGAAGCTCGCTGGCTCGACGCAATCCTCCCCCTTGAGTTCAAGGAAGCAGAGGATGCCCTGCGAAACAACGATAAGCGACAGTTCATTGAAAGAACCATCGAGGGCATCGCAAGGCTGTATTCCGACGAAGCCATCCAGTCCACCCTGAAAAATCTGGCATCCGAGTATAGCAAGGCAACCACTCTCCTGTCCCGCTACAAGGAACTTGTGGAAATTCGCGATCAAAGTGGAGCAGACGAAGCCTCCCTGGACAAGCTTCGCAAGGCACGAGACCAATGGGAAGCAGACCTTTTGGATATCGCCGAAGAATAAAATTAACCTGAGCACAAAAAAAGAGACCGACGTTAATCGGTCTCTTTTTAATATTTTTCTAGCAGAAAAGCTGGCGGTCTTCTGCGATTGCCAGCTTGGTCTAGATTAGAACAGGCGCCAAGTTACGCCGAACAAGACCATGGTCTTGTACTGAGCATTTTCGGACTGATCCCAGTCGTATGCCATGTCGAAGCCAGCCTGGAGTTCAACACCAGCAGCGAGAGAAACGGTCAGGAGGTTTTCCCACTTGCCGTCGATCTTTTCAACGCCCTGGAAGTTGGTGAATGCCCACAAACGGCTCTTGAAGTTCACGACGTCAGAGAAAGCATACTTGCCTTCAGCGATAACTTCGAGACCCGGCTCGTCACGGAAGGTTTCAACCTTGTCGGTAGTTTCCGGATCGTCAGCATAGCCGTAACCATCGGAAATGGTCATACGGTTTGCGAAACCGCCACGGATAGAGAAGTTGTCATTGGGGATGTAAGCAAGACCGGCAACCTGAGTTTCATAAGCCGGGTCCATGAAGCTGGAAACAGCCTTAGCATGGGTTTTGCCTTCATCATCGGTGGAGTAGGAGTAGCCGTTCATAACCTGAGTTTCGAAGCGGTTGCCGATGTAAGCCTTGACAGTAGCAGAGAACGGCAAGTTGAAGTCGAGCATGGATTCCCAGAAGAGCTTGTCGTTAGACTTGCGCCAACCGAGTTCTTCAGTCCAAGTCTGGCCAACTTCTACGTCGATGAGGTTACGCCAGTTAGCGACCTTCCAGTTACCCTGGACGTCTGCGTGCCACAGGAACAACCAGTTATAGTTGGAGGTACCACCTGCCTGCCAGTTGCTGAAATTGTACCAGTTAATCTTGACGCTAGTGAAAACGTCAGCCTTCCAGTTTTCCGGAAGAGTACCTTCAAAAGTACCACCTTCAGCCATTGCGGGAGCGGCGATTGCGCAAGCAGCGGCGCATGCCATCAAGAAAGATTTCAACTTCATTTCGATTCCTCAATTTTGTCAAAGATTTACTTTGATCGTGATTTGACTGGAAAAATAGGAATATTTATAAATCAGTCAAATGAAATAAAAAAGTTTACCCTCTTTTCGTGATATGCTTCACGAAACAACACCTCCAATGCTATATTTTGGACATGAAACTCCCCCTCAGCTTCAAAAAAATGGTCACAGTCCTCGTTCTGTTGTTCGTGGGCATGGCCTGTGCTGCAGAAAAAAGGCTGCATTTTGAATCTGGTGTCGGTTTCCGAAATCAAACCCCGCTGGTTATTATGGGTGGCGTATCCTACGGAGAACTGACATTCCGCCTCCAGGGACTGGGTAAGCACAATGGTCCCAGGGATTTTTGGTGCGGCATGCGCGGAAGCTTCCTTTGGACGTTTTTCAACGAATTGCCCTTCAACGTCAGTCTCGGACTAGGTGCTGGCTACGAATACGCCCAAGCCCCCAACGACTTGCATAAAGCCATTAACCAAGCCAACCAAGCCCTATATCTTTATCCCTACAATCAAAAGGAAATCCTTGATGTCTCTGGTGAAATCTGGGCCAACATCTATGGATTTTACACACAAATTAGCATTCCCGTCTACAAGATCATGGAGCATGACGCACCCCGCATTTTATGGGGCGCAGGCTACATTGTAAAGTTCTAGACTAAAAACTGATTTAAAACAAATTCAAAAAAAGAGCCGCGATTTCTCGCGACTCTTTTTAAATGCATCCTTACTCTATGAAGTTGCTTAAGGAATCCTTCCCTGACGAAAAGGCTAGATCTTTTGAATCAAGGAGGGAGTCCAGAGGGCGGACAGCTCAGACAATTTATTGTCTAGAGCGCATGGTCCTCTTTAGAGGAGAACCTAGGGTTCCCTTTGCATTACTAGCACGCTTCGCGTGCAGTAATCTACGGCTCGGAAATGCGAACACAAGTGTTCGCGCTTCACTCGCCTTACGATTACTTCTTCGGGAGCTTGACCGGGGAACCGAAGTCCACGTTGGTCTTGTTGCCGAGGAGGAGAGCACGGGTCTTCAGCGGGAGGCCGAAGCAACGGATGAAACCAGTTGCATCCTTCTGGTCGTACATTTCGACGTCAGAGAAGCCACCGAGGTTCATGTCGTAGAGGCTGAAGGGGCTCTTCATGCCAGCCGGGATGATGTTGCCCTTATAGAGCTTGAGGGTAACTTCACCGGTAACAACCTTGTTCACTTCGTCGAAGAAGGCGTCCATGCACTGACGGAGCGGGGTGAACCACTGGCCATTGTAGACGAGGTTTGCATAGGTCATAGACATCTTCTGAGCTTCGAACAAGGTTTCCTTGTCGAGGACCAGCTGCTGGAGGCATTCGTGAGCCTTGTAAAGGAGGGTGCCACCCGGAGTTTCGTAAACGCCGCGGCTCTTGAGGCCGACAAGACGGTTTTCAACGATGTCCAGGAGACCGCAAGCATTTTCGCCACCGATCTTGTTCAAGGTTTCGAGGAGTTCCACTGCGCCCATCTTCTTGCCGTTGACAGAGACCGGAGTACCCTTGTCGAAGCCGATGGTAACATGAGCCGGCTTGTTGGGAGCCTTTTCATAGGTCACGGTATGCTTGAGCATATCGTACTGGTGTTCCTTATCCGGTTCTTCCAGGATGCCACCTTCGTGAGAGAGGTGCCACAGGTTGCCATCTTCGGAGTAGATCTTCTTCTTGCTGATGCCGTTCAGAGGAATCTTGCGGGCGGCAGCATAGTCAATAGCATCTTCGCGGCTGTGGATGTTCCACTTCGGGTCCTTCCACGGAGCGATGATTTCGAGCTTCGGGTTGAGAGCGGCGTAGGTCAGTTCGAAACGGACCTGGTCGTTACCCTTACCAGTTGCGCCATGGGAAACAGCGTATGCGCCTTCCTTTTCAGCGATCTTAACCTGGTACTTTGCGATAAGCGGACGAGCGAAAGAGGTACCCAGGAGGTAGGTGCTTTCGTACTTGGCACCAGCGCGGACGGTGGGCCAAACGTAGTCTTCGAGGAATTCCTTCTTGAGGTCGAGAACGTAGCACTTGGATGCACCAGTTGCAAGAGCCTTCTGTTCCAGAGCCTTTGCATCCGGGAAGTCATTCTGACCGAGGTCAGCGGCGAAAGCGATCACTTCGCAGTCGTAGTTTTCCTTGAGCCAAGGAATGATGATGGAGGTATCGAGGCCACCGCTATAAGCGAGGACGACTTTCTTCTTGGATTCTTTCTTTGCCATTGTTATTGTCCTTTTTTAGACAGTTGAATTTTGACTTACAAAATATAGTATCTAGCGGGAGGTTTGTGCAGTGGAGCCGCCACTACCACCCGAGGAAAGAGGTTGTACAGGCGGGGCAACAAGTTGCCTCAAGGAATCTACAAGCAGGCTATCCCTCTTGGGGAACATGTTCTGGTAGATGACCGCACGGCGCTTGGCCATGAACTGGCTTTCACGCATTCCCGGATGATGCTTGCCCGGACTTGCAAGAATGGCCGCC
The Fibrobacter sp. genome window above contains:
- a CDS encoding argininosuccinate synthase; translation: MAKKESKKKVVLAYSGGLDTSIIIPWLKENYDCEVIAFAADLGQNDFPDAKALEQKALATGASKCYVLDLKKEFLEDYVWPTVRAGAKYESTYLLGTSFARPLIAKYQVKIAEKEGAYAVSHGATGKGNDQVRFELTYAALNPKLEIIAPWKDPKWNIHSREDAIDYAAARKIPLNGISKKKIYSEDGNLWHLSHEGGILEEPDKEHQYDMLKHTVTYEKAPNKPAHVTIGFDKGTPVSVNGKKMGAVELLETLNKIGGENACGLLDIVENRLVGLKSRGVYETPGGTLLYKAHECLQQLVLDKETLFEAQKMSMTYANLVYNGQWFTPLRQCMDAFFDEVNKVVTGEVTLKLYKGNIIPAGMKSPFSLYDMNLGGFSDVEMYDQKDATGFIRCFGLPLKTRALLLGNKTNVDFGSPVKLPKK
- a CDS encoding fibro-slime domain-containing protein produces the protein MNAKKLLAMGTLMGCSSLAFAVANDITQLDIVIRDFQPNHPDFENFSEEAHAHKNEIFNYPLMSVNGFDMDWYNATVYHETCGNDATKFGSTIGIDGKPHQKNTSLPSYLQETSATTTVLKYGECSNSTVNGITQRGYERVGVDASTGDPQVQGFVCSNNAVVWANPVYYTPGMVKPHLVFAPPAEGEDYDMYDGVTIEQDNPFCDSRFFGQWYKDVDGVNLRTNTTMDIPRDAKSGYYIYDYNYNNGGYSPLDTINADGTWAGMKQCNPEIQPHGVCEQYGPQSLSIFCPPYNYQYAGSQIDYRKVNTSKLCEAWLKNGGPRNPNAAVLAASSVAGNLGQQHLRNYAFTMMGYAKFKYKAANQVDKNGKYKPEVFEFAGDDDMWIFVDGVLVVDLGGTHLSAPGSVNIFTLAQFNHGCHAGEPLANYSNCDGASDATGWADNTWHHLHFFYADRQTDGSNIYIRSSLAEVAPSRYGQPSIGNVTVKADDEGNQTTSVLLNTSLSPETMAYLNLGSTNPDLAQPAMVVVRAVTINGVTTYKTYGYYVTSISGDVDKGANGILYQMSGVLIGEDGQVEKGGILGNDMMAFNFQYDKDIAQDTDLKAAYDKLDPTLWNRLLEWNEKLTFDIASSSGKPVVGYPDDLNSWALVKFFGSGVVKPIEQDKDITRPDFAEKAEELTKMADANGGELPINSTADLILAPLPEYTADGKQVGKNGNPLLLTDDDAKLFGSASADGSLSNSATAIVGGKAKDASMCFSDGTESCTSWSFAMQGPFRINVRVFDHLGHFVSQYQQVVTEDMIKAALSKQKEDSSIPATCKTPVYGETGVLLATVKMYPVSQDGRALATGVYIYQVTVVQEEYTPCQKISGAVQENNVIYSRTTNVYTRGYRREKK
- a CDS encoding SpoIID/LytB domain-containing protein, whose protein sequence is MKFRWTFLSILFYSLTHFAFAESQAVSASADDFDLPEDVAKAEVVKFVPVAPTNAAPVAQPVVDSASEDSLFMENFAPIEAVSTSEEVEVASPQGLQNRAIPQELNRPIRVGIFVGVKELYLMFNGEEIKVTATGSRVKLQAGGKSMEMESREFQNEDGSCLAVAQDQKSLKRACYPGSVLLRATNGKVDAINAVDVEDYLRGSVPYEIGKLDASRIEALKAQAIAARTYAYKHFNSREAMGFDVYADVKDQVYKGLEGATPLTDAAVKATAGVVMTYNGEFIIAYYHSTCGGKTETLATWNRPNLPYLQCKPDLRPNGSPWCDESSYMKWEKRFTDKEIVDLFKKNAKEAKAKFSGGTGADFKKVKNITIIDTLISGRILTLRIVTDKGHFDVLTDKTRWLFKKANSILPSSLFSVTHEKQEWIVKGSGFGHGVGMCQMGVRARAQAGQSFQEILTHYYPGITLEKYTR
- a CDS encoding DUF3078 domain-containing protein; translated protein: MKLKSFLMACAAACAIAAPAMAEGGTFEGTLPENWKADVFTSVKINWYNFSNWQAGGTSNYNWLFLWHADVQGNWKVANWRNLIDVEVGQTWTEELGWRKSNDKLFWESMLDFNLPFSATVKAYIGNRFETQVMNGYSYSTDDEGKTHAKAVSSFMDPAYETQVAGLAYIPNDNFSIRGGFANRMTISDGYGYADDPETTDKVETFRDEPGLEVIAEGKYAFSDVVNFKSRLWAFTNFQGVEKIDGKWENLLTVSLAAGVELQAGFDMAYDWDQSENAQYKTMVLFGVTWRLF
- the yajC gene encoding preprotein translocase subunit YajC, coding for MKLSALLISLASVAAFAQDAAAEQQPSALGGFLPLILMFVVMWFFFIRPQSKERKLQEEMRKGLKKGDKVMTTAGIIGIVTNIDETSTTVTVRTGSTTLIDFEKAAILRVLNAEAKPAEKTEEKK
- a CDS encoding tRNA (N(6)-L-threonylcarbamoyladenosine(37)-C(2))-methylthiotransferase, producing MSKPILKVISQGCAANFGEGEKIARLLQSKYDVVFGLDGERPDAYILNVCTVKGNASAIKLLRQARDAAPEAAIYVTGCAPKDLREEVAWIDGKVVFTSLTELSKGSTELAAEQAQEPAKTSVLREALQVGIVNIEEGCLDACAYCSTRLVKGRLRSFAADSIVEQIRQLVQDGCREIQLTGQDCGCYGFDFAEGTNNGVRNLAELVQKILVNVPGDYRMRLGMGNPRHMMQYSEALMECFQDDRVYKFIHLPVQSGSERVLQAMNRKHTAEDYVKLAAEFNKRFPLFTLSTDLIVGFPGETDQDFEDTLQVLRETRPTVCNITRFVSRPGTPASRMVDVVPDEIKHKRSAELAAAFQQIAAENNSRWIGQTELVTIEKQGYRKGTLIARNDAYRPVALAMPSTSANTASGAASSTILKGDIEASTALYRPGERLLVKITAAEPFALIGQPIV
- the def gene encoding peptide deformylase produces the protein MAILPIRIYGDPVLRKKCEPITEITPELRQLARDMLETMYDAPGCGLAAPQIGKNIRLVVIDTAIPGEEEPRPYIMFNPEWEAEPDAEIVEYDEGCLSVPDIFCNVLRPSKVCVRFFDINGEAQEIHDCDGLFGRCIQHETDHLNGDLFVDKISTSDRMMNQSKLKKMAKDSQAKLKGKR